The Mixophyes fleayi isolate aMixFle1 chromosome 1, aMixFle1.hap1, whole genome shotgun sequence genome includes a region encoding these proteins:
- the DDX55 gene encoding ATP-dependent RNA helicase DDX55 produces MENATEGTWDSLPQKLNAKIRQTLRDLRFTCMTPVQSATIPLFMSNKDIAAEAITGSGKTLAFVIPLLEILLRREGKLKKNQVGAIIITPTRELAIQINEVLSYFTKHFPQFSQILLIGGSNPVDDVKKFKEHGGNIIVATPGRLEDMFRRQADGLDLVSCVKTLDVLILDEADRLLDLGFEASINTILGFLPKQRRTGLFSATQTQELENLVRAGLRNPVRITVKEKGVADTSTQKTPTRLQNYYTICKADEKFNHLVSFLRQRKQEKHLVFFSTCACVEYYGKALETFVKNVKVMSIHGKMKHKRNRIFTEFRKLDSGILVCTDVMARGIDIAEVNWVLQFDPPSSASAFVHRCGRTARIGHHGSALVFLLPMEESYVSFLSINQKCPMQEMTELKCTVDHLPKLKTMALNDRAMFEKGMKAFVSYVQAYAKHECNLIFQVKDLDFSTLAHGFALLRMPRMPELRGKDISDFVPTCIDTDTITYKDKNREKCRQKMLQERKQKLEVEGRRKFTKNKAWSKQKDKKEKKKKIALKRKHKEGSDIDDEDVDELLRDTRLLKKRKKGKITEEELEKHLTSVGRSDKSDLSD; encoded by the exons ATAACTGGGAGCGGGAAGACGTTGGCATTTGTAATTCCacttttagaaatactgctgagaAGAGAAGGAAAGCTGAAGAAGAATCAG GTCGGTGCTATAATCATCACTCCAACCCGTGAGCTTGCGATACAGATCAATGAGGTGCTTTCATACTtcacaaaacatttcccacagtttAG TCAGATACTCCTTATTGGGGGTAGTAATCCAGTTGACGATGTGAAGAAATTTAAAGAACATGG TGGAAATATAATCGTGGCCACTCCAGGGCGGCTGGAAGATATGTTCCGGAGACAGGCAGATGGACTGGATTTAGTTAGCTGTGTGAAGACCCTGGATGTTCTCATTTTGGATGAAGCAGACAGACTTCTGGATCTGGGCTTTGAAGCAAG cataaACACCATCTTGGGCTTCCTACCCAAACAGAGACGGACAGGACTGTTTTCAGCCACTCAAACCCAGGAGCTGGAAAACCTGGTGCGAGCTGGGCTACGCAATCCTGTACGAATCACCGTAAAGGAGAAAGGCGTGGCAGACACAAGCACCCAAAAAACACCCACACGACTGCAGAATTATTATACG ATCTGCAAAGCGGATGAAAAATTCAACCATCTTGTGAGCTTTTTGCGGCAGAGAAAACAGGAGAAGCATCTTGTGTTCTTCAG TACCTGTGCCTGCGTGGAGTATTATGGGAAAGCCTTAGAAACGTTTGTGAAGAATGTGAAGGTCATGAGCATCCACGGCAAAATGAAACACAAGCGCAACAGGATCTTCACAGAGTTTCGGAAGCTGGACAG TGGTATTTTGGTGTGTACTGATGTGATGGCAAGAGGTATTGACATAGCAGAAGTAAACTGGGTATTACAGTTTGACCCCCCAAGCAGTGCCAG tgcttttGTTCATCGCTGTGGACGCACAGCGCGGATTGGTCATCATGGCAGTGCACTCGTATTTTTGCTTCCTATGGAGGAATCGTATGTCAGCTTTCTTTCAATAAACCAAAAG TGCCCAATGCAGGAAATGACCGAGCTGAAATGTACAGTGGATCATCTGCCAAAGTTGAAGACCATGGCGTTGAACGATCGGGCAATGTTTGAGAAAGGCATGAAAGCGTTTGTGTCCTATGTACAAGCTTATGCCAAACACGAGTGCAATTTAATATTCCAAGTGAAAG ATTTGGATTTCTCCACTCTTGCCCATGGCTTTGCTCTGCTGAGAATGCCCCGGATGCCAGAATTGAGAGGAAAGGATATTTCTGACTTTGTTCCTACTTGCATCGATACAGACACTATAACATACAAAGATAAAAACCGAGAAAAGTGTAGACAGAAGATGTTGCAGGAGAGAAAGCAGAAACTGGAGGTTGAGGGCAGGAGAAAATTTACAAAGAACAAGGCCTGGTCAAAGCAGAAagacaaaaaagagaaaaagaaaaaaatagcacttaaaagaaaacacaaagaG GGCTCTGATATAGATGATGAGGATGTGGATGAGCTGCTCCGTGATACCAGATTACTCAAAAAGCGAAAGAAGGGTAAAATCACAGAGGAAGAATTGGAGAAGCACCTGACATCTGTTGGAAGATCTGATAAATCTGACCTATCAGATTGA